The Pseudomonas iranensis genome includes a window with the following:
- a CDS encoding PA1414 family protein, which produces MKEKIQNWLHDLGVALGLIEPPLQPVPIRTDDEQRRRQPRRR; this is translated from the coding sequence ATGAAAGAGAAAATCCAGAACTGGCTGCACGATTTGGGAGTTGCCCTCGGTTTGATCGAACCGCCTCTGCAACCGGTACCGATTCGCACGGACGACGAACAGCGCCGACGCCAGCCACGTCGCCGTTAA
- a CDS encoding MFS transporter, which yields MSPLIRLSACFVSLMMAMGIGRFALTPQMPHLLSEGQIDLTAAGLIAAANYFGYLLGAVDAMFAQRPQQVQRRLHGGLWLCVLLTLASFWANGFWSHLLLRFGTGVASAWVLVMITSLSQPLAAAAGRPRWGALVFAGPGLGIFLTGLLALVSHRLQLTSATLWLIYAAAALLMMLGVWRLLPQPAEVTKSAVVPATSANRGIGRLALVYALYGIGYIIPATFLSQMANAQFHGQWQADLFWPCFGLGAAIGVWLVSLRRHDPETTRHWLMATLWLQAAGVFACLLGSGLGLALGVILCGTPFLACMQLVMQRSRELAPHATQRNAGMLTACFAVGQLSGPLLAALSSHFSGGLQPALLIAGAGLLLAGALAMQARATGPAPCANADAATVRH from the coding sequence ATGTCGCCGCTGATACGTTTATCCGCCTGTTTCGTTTCCCTGATGATGGCCATGGGCATTGGCCGTTTCGCCCTGACCCCTCAGATGCCGCACCTGCTCAGCGAAGGGCAGATCGACCTCACCGCTGCCGGGCTGATCGCGGCGGCCAACTACTTCGGCTATCTGCTCGGTGCCGTGGATGCGATGTTCGCCCAGCGGCCGCAGCAGGTGCAGCGACGATTGCATGGCGGGCTGTGGCTGTGCGTGCTGCTGACCCTGGCGTCGTTCTGGGCCAACGGTTTCTGGTCGCACTTGCTGCTGCGTTTTGGTACCGGGGTGGCGAGTGCCTGGGTGCTGGTGATGATTACTTCACTCAGTCAGCCGCTGGCGGCGGCAGCGGGTCGCCCGCGCTGGGGTGCTCTGGTTTTCGCCGGGCCGGGTCTGGGGATTTTTCTCACAGGCTTGCTGGCGCTGGTCTCACACCGCTTGCAGCTGACATCGGCAACCCTGTGGCTGATCTACGCGGCCGCCGCGTTGCTGATGATGCTCGGCGTCTGGCGGTTGTTGCCGCAGCCCGCAGAGGTAACGAAGTCGGCGGTCGTCCCGGCGACATCAGCGAACCGAGGCATTGGCAGGCTGGCGCTGGTGTATGCGTTGTACGGCATCGGCTACATCATTCCGGCAACGTTCCTGTCGCAGATGGCCAATGCGCAGTTTCATGGCCAGTGGCAGGCGGATCTGTTCTGGCCGTGTTTTGGCCTCGGCGCGGCGATCGGTGTGTGGTTGGTGAGTCTGCGCCGGCATGATCCCGAGACCACGCGGCACTGGCTGATGGCGACGTTGTGGCTGCAAGCGGCCGGAGTGTTCGCCTGTCTGCTGGGCAGCGGCCTCGGTCTGGCGTTGGGGGTGATCCTCTGCGGCACGCCGTTTCTGGCCTGCATGCAACTGGTCATGCAGCGTTCGCGAGAGCTGGCGCCCCACGCCACTCAGCGCAACGCCGGGATGCTCACGGCGTGCTTCGCCGTCGGCCAACTGAGCGGCCCGCTGCTGGCGGCGCTGAGCAGCCATTTCAGCGGCGGTTTGCAGCCAGCGCTGCTGATTGCCGGTGCCGGCCTGTTGCTGGCCGGCGCGCTGGCGATGCAGGCCAGGGCTACTGGCCCAGCGCCTTGCGCAAACGCCGACGCAGCCACTGTTCGGCACTGA
- the ptrR gene encoding putrescine utilization regulator PtrR: MEFSQLRIFQAVAEEGSITRAAERLHRVPSNLSTRLKQLEEQLGVELFVRERQRLQLSPAGKVLLDYTGKLFALRDQASAAVMGGQPAGDFVLGTMYSTAAIHLPALLARYHKQYPMVNLQVQSAPTGELLEGLLTGRLDAALVDGPLELAGLDGVPLCEERLVLITEIDHPPVHSARDVEGRSVFTFRQGCSYRMRLEAWFSHYHAAMGRPMEIESYQGMLACVIAGSGVALMAESMLASLPGRESVAVHPLAEPFAGATTWLMWRKGMAGANLNAWIDVQQAVYPVALHEVRETA; encoded by the coding sequence GTGGAATTCAGCCAACTGCGGATATTTCAGGCGGTCGCCGAGGAAGGCTCGATCACCCGCGCCGCCGAGCGTTTGCATCGTGTGCCGTCGAATCTGTCGACGCGGCTGAAACAGCTCGAAGAGCAGTTGGGTGTCGAACTGTTCGTCCGCGAACGGCAGCGCTTGCAACTGTCGCCGGCGGGCAAGGTTTTGCTCGATTACACCGGCAAACTTTTCGCTCTGCGCGATCAGGCCAGTGCGGCGGTGATGGGCGGGCAACCGGCCGGCGACTTCGTGCTGGGCACCATGTACAGCACGGCGGCGATCCATCTGCCGGCGTTGCTGGCGCGTTATCACAAGCAATACCCGATGGTGAATTTGCAGGTGCAATCGGCACCGACCGGGGAATTGCTCGAAGGGTTGCTCACCGGTCGCCTCGACGCGGCGTTGGTCGACGGCCCTCTGGAACTGGCCGGGCTCGATGGCGTGCCGTTGTGCGAGGAGCGGCTGGTGCTGATAACCGAAATCGACCATCCACCGGTGCACAGCGCGCGGGATGTCGAGGGACGCTCGGTATTCACCTTCCGTCAGGGCTGTTCATATCGCATGCGTCTGGAAGCGTGGTTCTCTCACTACCACGCGGCGATGGGCCGGCCGATGGAGATCGAGTCGTATCAGGGCATGCTCGCCTGTGTGATTGCCGGCAGCGGTGTGGCGTTGATGGCCGAGTCGATGTTGGCCAGCTTGCCAGGTCGCGAAAGCGTCGCCGTGCATCCGTTGGCCGAGCCGTTCGCGGGTGCGACAACATGGCTCATGTGGCGCAAGGGTATGGCCGGGGCCAACCTGAATGCCTGGATCGACGTGCAGCAAGCGGTCTATCCCGTGGCTTTGCATGAAGTCCGTGAAACAGCGTGA
- a CDS encoding DMT family transporter produces the protein MSAERRNADGFALQVMIGLCLIWGVQQVLIKWAATDIAPVMQAAGRSGISALLVGLLICWKGGWDQVGSTWRGGLLAGALFGLEFLFIAEGLQLTTAAHMSVFLYTAPIFTALGVHFLLASERLRPLQWLGILLAFIGIAIAFAGGVSWDNLDRRMLLGDAFGVLAGACWGATTVVVRASRLSEAPVTLTLFYQLLVGFIGLLLIALFSGQITHVSLTTVAVASVLFQGLVVSFFSYLVWFWLLRRYLAANLAVFSFMTPLFGVTFGVLLLGEQLSLNFVIGAVLVLLGITFVSAEQWLRRRLRKALGQ, from the coding sequence GTGAGTGCCGAGCGGCGCAATGCCGACGGTTTTGCCCTGCAAGTGATGATCGGCCTGTGCCTGATCTGGGGTGTGCAGCAAGTTCTGATCAAGTGGGCGGCAACGGACATCGCGCCGGTGATGCAAGCGGCGGGGCGCTCGGGGATTTCTGCGTTACTGGTCGGTTTACTGATCTGCTGGAAGGGCGGTTGGGATCAGGTCGGCAGCACCTGGCGCGGCGGCTTGCTGGCCGGTGCGCTGTTTGGTCTGGAGTTCCTGTTCATCGCCGAAGGCCTGCAACTGACTACCGCCGCGCATATGTCGGTGTTCTTGTATACCGCGCCGATCTTCACCGCACTCGGCGTGCATTTCCTGCTCGCCAGCGAGCGGTTGCGCCCGTTGCAATGGCTGGGGATTCTCCTGGCTTTCATCGGCATTGCGATTGCCTTCGCTGGCGGTGTGTCGTGGGACAACCTTGATCGGCGCATGCTGCTGGGCGATGCCTTCGGCGTATTGGCCGGCGCCTGTTGGGGCGCGACCACCGTGGTGGTGCGCGCCTCGCGATTGTCGGAAGCGCCGGTGACGCTGACCCTGTTCTATCAGTTGCTGGTCGGTTTCATCGGCCTGCTGTTGATCGCGCTGTTCAGCGGCCAGATCACCCACGTCAGCCTGACTACCGTGGCGGTGGCCAGTGTGCTGTTCCAAGGGCTGGTGGTGTCGTTCTTCAGCTACCTGGTGTGGTTCTGGCTGCTGCGCCGTTATCTGGCGGCCAACCTTGCGGTGTTCTCGTTCATGACGCCGTTGTTCGGCGTGACCTTCGGCGTGCTGCTGCTCGGCGAACAGTTGAGCCTGAACTTTGTCATCGGCGCCGTGCTGGTGCTGCTCGGCATCACTTTCGTCAGTGCCGAACAGTGGCTGCGTCGGCGTTTGCGCAAGGCGCTGGGCCAGTAG
- a CDS encoding CvfB family protein, translating to MALVGRYNSLQVVKHTNFGLYLDGGADGEILLPNRYIPKDIPSEDEDWLNVFIYLDSEDKLLATTEKPKVQVGEFASLKVVEVNSIGVFLDWGLPKDLLLPYSEEKRQMTAGEYCVVHVYLDKHTRRITATARLDRYLDKTPATYSPGQEVDLLVAEATDMGFKAIINNKHWGLIHKNEIFKFMRSGMREKGFIKEVRADGKISLSLQPVGQEAASSLSSKILGKLRENDGTLAVSDKSDPALISSLFGVSKGNFKKAIGSLYKEGKIVIHADRIELT from the coding sequence ATGGCTTTAGTCGGGCGTTACAACAGTTTGCAAGTGGTTAAACACACTAACTTCGGTTTATATCTGGACGGCGGTGCCGACGGCGAAATTCTTTTGCCCAACCGTTATATCCCCAAAGATATTCCCAGCGAAGATGAAGACTGGCTCAACGTATTCATCTATCTGGACAGCGAAGACAAACTTCTCGCCACCACGGAAAAACCCAAAGTTCAGGTCGGCGAATTTGCCAGCCTGAAAGTGGTTGAAGTCAACAGCATCGGCGTGTTCCTCGACTGGGGCCTGCCGAAAGATCTGTTGCTGCCGTACTCGGAAGAAAAGCGCCAGATGACTGCTGGCGAATACTGCGTGGTGCACGTCTACCTCGACAAACACACGCGCCGCATCACCGCCACCGCACGCCTTGATCGTTACCTGGACAAGACCCCGGCCACCTACAGCCCGGGCCAGGAAGTTGATCTGCTGGTAGCCGAAGCCACCGACATGGGCTTCAAGGCGATCATCAACAACAAGCACTGGGGCCTGATCCACAAGAACGAGATCTTCAAGTTCATGCGTTCGGGCATGCGCGAGAAAGGCTTCATCAAGGAAGTGCGCGCCGACGGCAAGATCAGCCTGAGCCTGCAACCGGTCGGCCAGGAAGCGGCGAGCAGCCTGAGTTCGAAGATCCTCGGCAAGTTGCGCGAGAACGACGGCACCCTGGCGGTCAGTGACAAGAGTGATCCGGCACTGATCAGCAGCCTGTTCGGCGTCAGCAAGGGCAACTTCAAGAAAGCCATCGGCTCGCTGTACAAGGAAGGCAAGATCGTCATCCACGCCGATCGCATTGAACTAACCTGA
- a CDS encoding DUF2177 family protein, which produces MKKALIAYVATLLTFLLLDGIWLGLLMAPTYRELLGSLMLEKPLLLPAAVFYCLYVIGCVVFVVLPALSWQRAAKLGALLGLVAYGTYDLTNWATLRDWSVQVSLMDWAWGTVATAVACTVGYLMAKRFA; this is translated from the coding sequence ATGAAAAAGGCGCTGATCGCTTACGTCGCAACGCTGCTGACGTTTCTGCTGCTCGATGGCATCTGGCTCGGGCTGCTGATGGCGCCGACCTATCGCGAACTGCTCGGTTCGCTGATGCTGGAAAAACCGCTGCTGTTGCCCGCAGCGGTTTTTTATTGCCTGTACGTTATTGGCTGCGTGGTGTTTGTCGTGTTGCCGGCGCTGAGCTGGCAGAGGGCGGCGAAGCTGGGTGCGCTGTTGGGGCTGGTGGCCTACGGCACCTATGACCTGACCAATTGGGCGACCTTGCGCGACTGGTCGGTGCAGGTGAGTTTGATGGATTGGGCATGGGGGACAGTGGCGACGGCGGTTGCTTGCACGGTGGGTTATTTGATGGCGAAGCGATTCGCGTGA